The DNA window CATCGCCAACAAGCCTCACACATTATTTGTCGGTGCCAACGGACCGCTGCTGTTCGCCCCTGAAATCGCCAGGCACGACCCCTACAGCTTGAAGCGGGACTTCGTCCCCATCACGTCGATCTCGATGGCGCCGCTGGTGCTCGGCTTTATGCGGGGTATCCAGGTCCTGACGGCATTACCGCAAGTAAAGGCGCGGATTACTGGAACAAGTCCGGCCATGACGTAGGGCGCGATGCCAGCCGTTGCCCGGCAACGAGAGCTCAAGAAGCTGCGAGGACTTTGAATGCGGATCGATCCGTCAGATCTCAGCGCCGAACATGCCTACCGGCTGATCACCGGCATCGTGGTGCCGCGTCCCATCGCTTGGGTAACCAGCGTCTCCGGCAGCGGCGTCGTCAATCTTGCGCCGTTCAGCGCCTTTACCTTCGTGTCACCGAAGCCGCCGATGCTGGCGATCAGCGTTGGCCGCAAGGCTGGGATCTACAAGGATACCGCGCACAACATTCTCAACAACGAAGAGTACGTTGTTCACATCGCCGACAACACGCTGATGACGGCGGTGCACGAAAGTTCTGTCGAACATCCACCCGAAATCAGCGAGGTCGAGGAACTGAAGCTCAAAACGCTGCCGAGCGAGCGCATCGCCGTGCCGCGACTGGCCGCGGCTCCGATCGCGATGGAGTGTCGCTTCCGGCAATGCCTCGAATTCGGCGATACCCGCAGCCGGCTGATCGTCGGCGAGGTGCTGGTGTTCCATATCCGCGACGGTCTCGTGAACAACGGCAAGATCGAGACCGAAGCGCTCGATCCGATCGCCCGCATCGGCGGACCCCGTTATGCGCGGCTCGGCGAAATCGTCACCCTGAAATCCGTGTTCCAGACGTCAAAATCACCGTCCTGAAAAATCTCCAGGGAAACGATGCGCCCATGACCCGACCGACCATGACGATGATATCGCCCGACGCATCCGGTTATACGCGCGGCGAACGCGCCGCCATCATTTTCTCCTGTATGCTCGGCTTCGCGCTCGATCTTTACGACGTGCTGATCATGCCGTTCCTCATGGGCTCGATCCAGAAGTCGCTTCAGATATCGCTGGCGCAGGTAGCGAGCGTCACGAGCCTGACCCTGATCGGCTCGGTGATCGGCGGCGCGCTGTTCGGCTGGCTTGGCGATCGCATGGGCCGCAAGCAGGCGCTGCAATTGACCTTGGGTGTATTCGCCGCCGGCTCGATCGCCTCGGCGTTCGCGTGGGATCACTGGAGCCTTGCGGTGCTTCGCTTCATCACCGGCATCGGCCTCGGCGGCGAGTGGGGCGCCGGCATGGTGCTGTTCAATGAGGCCTGGAACAAGGAGCGGCGCGGGCTCGGCAGCGCGTTCATTCAGGGCAGCGCGGTGATCGCGAGCGCCAGTGCGTCGATCGTCGGCGTCTGGGCCACCACGTCGTTCAGCCTCGAATGGGGCTGGCGGATCGCGCTGCTCACCGGCGGCACGCCGATTCTGCTGATGATCTTCATCCGCCTGTTCATGCCGGAATCGAAAGCCTGGCTGCAGTTCGACCGTCAGCGCGTGAGCGGGCTGGTTCCGGCCGCGGCCAAAACCACTAACACGCTGGTGGCGATGTTCCGGGGCCGGCTGTTCGCGGTATCGATCGTGTGCCTGGTCTGGATGATGGCTTACATGTTCTGCTACTACGGCGTCGTGGTGTTCATGCCGACGCTGATGCAGCGCTCACTCGACACGCCGCCGGAAATCGTCCGCAATATTTCCATTATCGCCTCGGTGGTCGGCGGGCTCTCGTATCTCAGCATGGGCGCGCTCAACGACGCGTTAGGCCGCAGATACGGCGCGCTGGTGCCGGGCCTCGCCTGGGGCGCCATGGCCTGCGGTCTCTATCTCTTCGCGCATGATAAATATCAGGGCAGCATCGTCGGCTTCCCGATGTTCTGGACCTACATCGCGTTCGTGATCGGCAACTCGGCGCTCGGCGTCGTCGGCACCTGGCTGTCGGAGATCTATCCGATCGAGGTGCGCGCCACCGCGGTGTCGGTCGTCTACATGGCCGGCCGCGGCATCGGCAGCTTTGCACCGGTGGTGGTGCCGATCGCGGCGGCCGCGTTCGGCGGTGAACTCGCCATGGGCATGATGGTGGTGGCGCCCGCCATCGTGTTGTTCCTGGCCATGACGCTGTCGCTGCCAGAAACCCGCAGGCGCACAGCGACTGACGCAAAACCTTTACCTCACCAGCATGCCGTCTGACGCGGCGATGATCCGGAGATTTGTCTGATGCGCCTTTTGAGTTATCTCGTGAACGGAACGCCGTGCTACGGCGTGGTCGCCGGTGGCGGCGTGGTCGATCTGACGAGGCGGATAGGATCGACGTTCCCCGATTTGCGTAGGCTCATCGCCGGCGACGGACTTGACGTCGCGCGCGCTGCCATCGCCGGGCAAAAGCCCGACCATGCGCTTGACGGCCTCGTGCTGGTTCCGCCGGTCCCGGCACCGGAAAAGCTCTGGTGTATCGGCGTCAACTACAACGACCGCAACGCCGAGTACAAGGACAATTCGGAGCTGCCGAAATATCCCAGCCTGTTCGTTCGCAACGCCTCCTCGGTGGTCGGGTCGGGACAGCCGATCGAAAAGCCCAAGGTCTCCGAGCAATTCGACTACGAAGGCGAACTCGTCATCGTCATCGGCAAGGAGGGCCGCCATATTCCGCGCGAGCAGGCGTGGGACCACATCTTCGGCATGACGCTGTGCAATGAAGGCAGCGTGCGCGACTGGCTGCACCACGGCAAGTTCAACGTGACGCAGGGCAAGAATTTCGACCGCTCGGGCAGTGTCGGTCCGTGGATCGTCACCGCGGACGAATGCAATCCGCGCGCGCCGCACGACATCCTGACCCGCGTCAACGGCGAATTGCGCCAACAGGATTCCACCGAGCGGCTGATGTTCCCGTTTGATTTTCTGATCGCCTACCTCTCCACCTTTGCCACCCTGAAACCCGGCGATGTAATCGTGACCGGCACGCCCACCGGCGCCGGCGCTCGGTTCGATCCGCCGCGCTGGCTGAAGCCAGGCGATGTGGTCGAAGTGGAGTCCTCCAAGATCGGTATCCTTCGCAACACCGTCGTCGCCGAGAAGTAACCATCATGCTCGACCAGCCCACCATCGACCGTCTTGCGCAACGCCTCAACGAGGCCGAACGCACCAAATCCCTCATTCGCGCATTTACACTTGAGTATCCAGGCCTGACCATCGAGGACGCCTATGCGATCCAGCGCGCCTGGACCAGGCTGCAGCTCGCAAACGGGCGCGTCATCAAGGGACACAAGATCGGACTGACGTCGAAGGCGATGCAAAGCGCCGTGGGCATTTCAGAGCCGGACTACGGCGTGCTGTTCCGGGACATGTTTTATCCGGACGCCAGCCCGATCCCGTTCGACCGCTTCCATGCGCCCCGCATCGAGGTCGAACTGGCGTTCGTGCTGAAGACCGCGCTGAAGGGCCCGGACTGCACGCTGTTCGACGTGCTCAACGCCACCGATTACGTCACGCCAGCGCTGGAAATTCTCGAAACCCGCATGCATCGCATCGATCCGGAGACCAAGGCCGCCCGCAAGGTGATGGACACGATTTCCGACAACGCGGCGAATGCGGCGCTGGTGATCGGCGGCCGGCCATTCCGGCCGCTGGATGTGGATCTGCGCTGGATCGGTGCGTTGTTGTTCCGCAACGGCCAGATCGAGGAGACCGGCATCGCCGCCGGCGTTCTCAACCATCCCGCCCACGGGGTGGCGTGGCTTGCCAATCGCCTGACCCCGCACGGCGAGCACCTCGCTGCGGGCGAAGTTGTGCTGGCGGGCTCGTTCACGCGCCCGGTCGATATCAGGAAGAGCGACACCTTCCAGGCCGATTACGGCCCGTTCGGCTCGGTGTCCTGCCAGTTCGTCTGACATCAAATAAGGAAAGCAGCCATGACAGCTCACGCGCGACGCAAAAGTATTCATATCGGCGGCTTCAAGCACGCCAATCCGATTCCGAATGCCAGCCGCATCGGCAACCTCTTGATGTCCGGCGTCATCCTCGGCCGCGACCCCAAGACCGGCGAGATGCCGAAAACGATCGAAGACCAGTGCGCCAACATGTTCGCGCATATGAAGGCCACCGTGGAAGCTGGCGGCGGCACCACGGATGACATCATCAAGATGACGGTGTGGCTACAGGACCGCAACCAGCGCGCGCCGGTCAATACCGAATGGCTGAAGATGTTTCCGGACGAACATTCGCGTCCTGCCCGCCATGCGCTGCAGATGGATATGGACGGCGGCGCACTGGTGCAGTGCGACTTCACCGCCGTCATCGACTGAAATGTGATCGATAGAAAAGGAATAACACGTGCCGAATTATCTTGCGTTCGATCCGAATCCGCGCCGCCCGTCAAAACTGCCGCCGCCTAAAAGCGTCGACAGCCAGTTTCACGTGCTGGGACCGCTGGACAAATATCCGGTGAGGGCGGGCGCCGCCTACCAGATGCCGACGGCGACATGGGAGGCGGCGCTGCGCGTGCATAGGGCGCTCGGGATCGAGCGCGGCATCATCGTGCAGACCACGACCTACGGCGCCGATCATGCGGTGGTGCTCGACGCTCTCGCCGCCATGGGCCCGAACTACCGCGGCTGTGCCAACGCGCTGGTGTTCGCGGAGGCCGATGATGCCTATCTCGCCAGGCTGCACGATGCCGGCGTGCGTGGCGCTCGCTTCAGCTTCCGCCAGGAATTGGGTGCAGTGCTGTCGGAAAAGGATTTCGCCCGCGCGATTGCGAGGATTCGCGAACTCGGCTGGTACGCCAAGATCCAGCCGGAGAAGGATGGCATCGTCAGCAGTGTCGACAAATATCGATCGCTCGACGTGCCGGTGCTGATCGATCATATGGCGCGCCCGGACCCCACGCGCGGCAACAACGACCCGAATTTGCGTACCATGCTGGAGCTTTTGGCCGAAGGAAATTTCTGGGTGATGCTGTCGTTGGGCGAGAAGACCTCGAAGGTCGGGCCGCCCTGGGACGACGTGATTCCGATCGCACGGAGCTATATCGAGGCGGCGCCGGATCGCTGCGTATGGGCGAGCGACTGGCCGCATCCGGTCTCGGTGGTGCAGCCGCCCAACGACGCGGATTTGCTGGAGCTGTTGTATCGCTACGCGCCGGACGAGGCGGAGCTGCAGAAGATACTGGTAACCAATCCAGCGAAGCTGTTCGGGTTCGAGAATTGAGCAGAACGCGCGGCACAGCCGCCGTCGTGATGACGCTCTGGCTCTGAGAAGCAAACATCACTCGCACAATTTGGCTGGCCGGCATCACTTTCAGATCGGTAAGATGCTTCATGGATTCATAACGAGAGTTATAGCGCGAGTAGCGAAATACACGGCTATAAGCACACTTATGGCCGCTTCTGGCGCAAGAAGTCATCCATCGTAAACGAAGGCGCTCGAGCTACCCTTGAACAAAACTGGACTGGTGGCCTGGGTTCGAGCGGCGTGCTACGAGATTGCAATGATCTCAAGCTCTTGACCGGATGTACCGACGACATCCCCAACAGCTTTACCCATCAGACTCCTTGCCACTGGGGATACGAAGGAAATAGAACCAGCCTTAGGGTCCGCTTCGTCCTCTCCCACGATACAGTATTTCTGTACGCGCCCATCGTCGCGCCTGAAGGTTACCGTGCTCCCAAAGGCAATATTGTCTGTTGACGCAGGCTTTCCAATGACCTGAGCCGTTCGAACTCTCGTCGCAAAGTAGCGTACATCACGCAAGGGGGATGCCGCTTGACGCCGTCGTTCATTCACGTCTTCGATCTTCTGCGCCGTCTCGTACGCCTCGCGGGCCTGGTGGAGTTGAAATTCCAAAGCCTTTAATCCCGCTTCCGTAACGAGGTTCGGATGAGGTGAAACCGGGCGGTCGGGCAGCAGCGTCTCCGACGCAGTTTCGGCACTGTCTTCCTTGGTGAAGGCAACGCTCAAGCTCAGACTCCTTTTAGGTGAGATGTGCCAAGAAATGCGTGGTTGGTGATAAAAGCGCGGACTCGCCAGTGGCGCAACGCTTATCGGCTCTTGCGAACCAAATACCGCGGAGCGAGCGCGAGCAATTACGGGGTTGCCGACCACCTTGGCTGTGCTTAGTCGTAGTTCACCTTCGGAAAAAAGTCGCCACGCCCTTCGGGTGTCATATCAAGCAGACCCCACAAAGGGTCGACCAGATCCCCGGCGCGATGATGTTGATTGGGGGCGGTTGGCGCGAAACTCATCTCCGAGCCCCAAAAGTGACGGATCTCCCCGTCAGACTTCTTGAACACGTTAAATATTGTTTCGTCCCAGTTCTCGCCGTCCGGGACGCGACGCTGTGCACGCATTCCCTTGGAAAATCTTGAAGTGTCACCAAAATAATCTGAGTCGTATTTGTTACCCGCCGTAGACACGAGCGAGAGCTGGTCCCAGCCGCGTTCGTGTGCCCACGCGGCCAGACGTGCGATTGGGGACTTGGCTACAATGTGAAGTGCCGCTCTCCGGCCCATGTGCCTTGCCGCGCCGTCGATCCCATCGAGCAAGTGCGTGCAGCCCGGACACTGTAGTTCGCGCTCGGGTCCATACATGAAGCTGTACAGAATGAGCGTGTCGTGCGAACCGAACAACTCGGACATCTTTACCCTCTCTGGCGTTGCATTCTTGCCAATCCGCTCGAATACATAGTCTTCCGAAACCTTGCCGCCTGGCGGGAGGGCGCGGCGTTTGGCTGCAACAGTTTCTATCTGAGCACGAAGTGCAATCTCGTCGTTCAGAAGTGCGTTTCTGGCGGCACGATACGCGGTGCTTTCGTTCGGATAGTGGAGATGCTCCATGGCTTGCCTCCGGTCTGGTGGCTTCTTGACACTCAAGAATAAACCCGTCCGAGAGAAGCCGGGTCCCTTGGTGTGCCGCTCTGCAATCCATCCAGCGAGGCGAAAATTGCGACCATCGGGGCCAGTCCCTGCTTACAGCCGCTTCTGGCACATAGTAACCAGGTAAGGAACACACGCCGAGTTGCTCCTTGCGTTTTGGGCCTCGATGGGTTTTAAGCCCGGTGACTTCATCACCACAGGTATGAACGAGAAGCGAACTGCGTGGCTTTGCTGCGTTTTAAACAGAGTGACCACCCCCGGTCGCTCATGCGCTTTGAACTGTTCTGAGCCTCTCCACAAAGGAATCCATCATGGCCAAGATGACCAAGAATCAGTTGATTGATGCAATTGCAGAAGGAACGCAGGTCTCCAAAGGAGACGTAAAGGCCGTCATCGAGCAGATGGCGACTGTAGGCTATAAGGAACTGAATGAATCCGGCGAGTTCGTCATTCCTGGCTTCGTCAAAATGTCGGTCGTGAATAAGCCTGCTACGGAAGCCCGCAGCGGTGTAAATCCTTTCACGAAAGAGCCCATGGAGTTCGCGGCCAAGCCGGCCAGCAAGTCGGTCAAGGCATCACCCCTGAAGGTTGCTAAAGACGCTGTTTGAAGCGGACGGGTTGGTTGAGGTGTGTTCGTTCGCCTGAACTGTGGGTAATTCCATCACACCCTGGACAGGCACCTCCACCCGCACACTATGCGCCCCGGGATGGAATCTCTGGAGGGCCTAGGGGGACAGTCTCGCAAAGGC is part of the Bradyrhizobium canariense genome and encodes:
- a CDS encoding flavin reductase family protein; this encodes MRIDPSDLSAEHAYRLITGIVVPRPIAWVTSVSGSGVVNLAPFSAFTFVSPKPPMLAISVGRKAGIYKDTAHNILNNEEYVVHIADNTLMTAVHESSVEHPPEISEVEELKLKTLPSERIAVPRLAAAPIAMECRFRQCLEFGDTRSRLIVGEVLVFHIRDGLVNNGKIETEALDPIARIGGPRYARLGEIVTLKSVFQTSKSPS
- the hpaH gene encoding 2-oxo-hept-4-ene-1,7-dioate hydratase, yielding MLDQPTIDRLAQRLNEAERTKSLIRAFTLEYPGLTIEDAYAIQRAWTRLQLANGRVIKGHKIGLTSKAMQSAVGISEPDYGVLFRDMFYPDASPIPFDRFHAPRIEVELAFVLKTALKGPDCTLFDVLNATDYVTPALEILETRMHRIDPETKAARKVMDTISDNAANAALVIGGRPFRPLDVDLRWIGALLFRNGQIEETGIAAGVLNHPAHGVAWLANRLTPHGEHLAAGEVVLAGSFTRPVDIRKSDTFQADYGPFGSVSCQFV
- a CDS encoding DUF899 family protein → MEHLHYPNESTAYRAARNALLNDEIALRAQIETVAAKRRALPPGGKVSEDYVFERIGKNATPERVKMSELFGSHDTLILYSFMYGPERELQCPGCTHLLDGIDGAARHMGRRAALHIVAKSPIARLAAWAHERGWDQLSLVSTAGNKYDSDYFGDTSRFSKGMRAQRRVPDGENWDETIFNVFKKSDGEIRHFWGSEMSFAPTAPNQHHRAGDLVDPLWGLLDMTPEGRGDFFPKVNYD
- a CDS encoding amidohydrolase family protein yields the protein MPNYLAFDPNPRRPSKLPPPKSVDSQFHVLGPLDKYPVRAGAAYQMPTATWEAALRVHRALGIERGIIVQTTTYGADHAVVLDALAAMGPNYRGCANALVFAEADDAYLARLHDAGVRGARFSFRQELGAVLSEKDFARAIARIRELGWYAKIQPEKDGIVSSVDKYRSLDVPVLIDHMARPDPTRGNNDPNLRTMLELLAEGNFWVMLSLGEKTSKVGPPWDDVIPIARSYIEAAPDRCVWASDWPHPVSVVQPPNDADLLELLYRYAPDEAELQKILVTNPAKLFGFEN
- a CDS encoding fumarylacetoacetate hydrolase family protein, whose protein sequence is MRLLSYLVNGTPCYGVVAGGGVVDLTRRIGSTFPDLRRLIAGDGLDVARAAIAGQKPDHALDGLVLVPPVPAPEKLWCIGVNYNDRNAEYKDNSELPKYPSLFVRNASSVVGSGQPIEKPKVSEQFDYEGELVIVIGKEGRHIPREQAWDHIFGMTLCNEGSVRDWLHHGKFNVTQGKNFDRSGSVGPWIVTADECNPRAPHDILTRVNGELRQQDSTERLMFPFDFLIAYLSTFATLKPGDVIVTGTPTGAGARFDPPRWLKPGDVVEVESSKIGILRNTVVAEK
- a CDS encoding RidA family protein gives rise to the protein MTAHARRKSIHIGGFKHANPIPNASRIGNLLMSGVILGRDPKTGEMPKTIEDQCANMFAHMKATVEAGGGTTDDIIKMTVWLQDRNQRAPVNTEWLKMFPDEHSRPARHALQMDMDGGALVQCDFTAVID
- a CDS encoding HU family DNA-binding protein; the protein is MAKMTKNQLIDAIAEGTQVSKGDVKAVIEQMATVGYKELNESGEFVIPGFVKMSVVNKPATEARSGVNPFTKEPMEFAAKPASKSVKASPLKVAKDAV
- the greA gene encoding transcription elongation factor GreA; the encoded protein is MSVAFTKEDSAETASETLLPDRPVSPHPNLVTEAGLKALEFQLHQAREAYETAQKIEDVNERRRQAASPLRDVRYFATRVRTAQVIGKPASTDNIAFGSTVTFRRDDGRVQKYCIVGEDEADPKAGSISFVSPVARSLMGKAVGDVVGTSGQELEIIAIS
- a CDS encoding MFS transporter, which gives rise to MTRPTMTMISPDASGYTRGERAAIIFSCMLGFALDLYDVLIMPFLMGSIQKSLQISLAQVASVTSLTLIGSVIGGALFGWLGDRMGRKQALQLTLGVFAAGSIASAFAWDHWSLAVLRFITGIGLGGEWGAGMVLFNEAWNKERRGLGSAFIQGSAVIASASASIVGVWATTSFSLEWGWRIALLTGGTPILLMIFIRLFMPESKAWLQFDRQRVSGLVPAAAKTTNTLVAMFRGRLFAVSIVCLVWMMAYMFCYYGVVVFMPTLMQRSLDTPPEIVRNISIIASVVGGLSYLSMGALNDALGRRYGALVPGLAWGAMACGLYLFAHDKYQGSIVGFPMFWTYIAFVIGNSALGVVGTWLSEIYPIEVRATAVSVVYMAGRGIGSFAPVVVPIAAAAFGGELAMGMMVVAPAIVLFLAMTLSLPETRRRTATDAKPLPHQHAV